From Thermodesulfovibrionales bacterium:
ACTATGCCTCTTTCGGGACGGCTGGCCGGTGAAGTCTTCTTGCAGAAAGAGGCCGAGACATTCGGGCGGACCTTGCAGTGATTGTCTCACCCATTGAGATCGCCTCTTCGTCCGTTGTGCTGCTCATGCTGCTTGTGCCGGCGGCTGCGCTGCTCGGACGCAATCAGCGCCTGCTGATCGCAATCTGTTCCGTATTTGCATCCGCTGCTTCGTTCATGGGGACTGTTGCCGGTGTCATGGCGGTTGGAAGCGCCTCGGTCGAACGCGTCGTTCTCTTGCTCGGACTTCCAAGTCTTCCCTTTCATCTCAGGCTCGATCCTCTCGCGGGGTTTTTCCTGACGGTCATCGGTTTACTTTCGCTCTTCGTGTCGATTTATTCGGCAGGCTATCTCAGGGGTTTTCTTGGACACAGACCGGTGACGAGGCTCGTGGTATTCTACAACCTTTTCATAGCAGGGATGTTCATGGTGGTGCTTGCGGATGACGCGCTGTTTTTCCTCATCTCATGGGAAGCGATGGCAGCAGCCTCCTATTTTCTGGTGATGTTCGAGGACGAAAGTCAGGAGAACCGCAGGGCCGCTTTCCTTTATCTCGTAATTGCTCACGTCGGCGCGATGGCGATTCTCCTCTCCTTCGGAGTTATGGCAGGCATCGCCACGGGATTTGAGAGTTTCGGCGGATATACCTTTGACGCAATGCGGCAGGCAAAAATTCCCCTTGAATGGGCAACGGTTGCATTCCTCCTTGCGTTCTTCGGTTTTGCTGCAAAGGCAGGCGTTGTGCCGCTTCATGTCTGGCTTCCTGAGGCGCATCCTGTTGCCCCCTCCAATGTTTCTGCCTTGATGAGCGGAGTTATGCTTAAGACTGCCATATACGGTATCGTGCGCATCACCTTTGATCTTCTCAAGGTATTCCCCTGGTGGTGGGGGGCTATCGTACTTGTTCTGGGACTGGTTTCAGCGGTTATGGGCGTTCTCTATGCCCTGATGCAGCATGACTTAAAGAGGCTTCTCGCATATCACTCTGTTGAGAATATCGGAATCATTCTCATCGGGATCGGCCTGGCCATGATATTCACGTCTTCTCATCTCACGGTACTGGCATCCCTTGCGCTCATCGCAGGGCTTTATCATACCATGAACCATGCGATGTTTAAGGGCCTGCTGTTCATGGGCGCAGGAGCGGTACTTCACGCAACACACGAGAGGAATATGGAGGAAATGGGCGGGCTCATTCACCGGATGCCCTGGACAGCGGCGCTCTTCCTTGTGGGTTGTGTCTCCATTTCTGCGCTTCCTCCTTTCAACGGCTTCGTATCCGAATGGCTTATCTTTCAGGCCTTCCTGCTTTCGCCATCCCTTCCCATACCGCTCGTGAAATTACTCATGCCTCTTGGCGCTGCTCTTCTTGCCCTAACGGGTGCCCTTGCCGCTGCCTGCTTTGTCAAGGCCTTTGGCGTTACCTTCCTCGGTCACTGGAGGGGGCATCCTCGTCCCAGGGTTCAAGAGGCAGACTGGCTTATGCGGTCAGGCATGTTGATGGGTGCAATTGTATGTCTTCTCCTCGGGATATTACCCACGCTTTTCATTGAATGGATGGATATCGTCCCTGAGCAACTCATCGGCTACAAGCTCAGCACTTCTGCCGGAGCCTTCGGATGGATGTGGCTGACCCCTCTTTCGGAGGAGCGCGCGTCATATTCAGGGCCTGTCGTGTTCTGCGGCTTTATTCTGATTTTCGCGGCAGCCTATCTCATCCTCCATGTAAAGGCTGGAAAGATACGCCGAGGGCCGATCTGGGACTGCGGGTTCGAAAAGATTAACGAGCGGATGCAGTACAACGCCACATCCTTTTCGATGCCCATCCGGAGGATATTCGGCTTCCTCTTTAGGGTGAAGGAGGAGGTCACGCTTGCGCCCCAGAGCGCGCATGGAGCATTTCCGAGGAGGTTGCACTACCGTCTTCGTGTCAAAGACCGTTTCTGGAACTGGATTTACCGACCGATCGTTGAGGTGAGCTTCTGGGCGTCCCGCAGGGTTGGCGGTCTCCAGCGAGGCCGCATACAGGCATACCTGATTTACTCATTCATCACAATCATTATCCTGCTGGTGTTCGTAGGATGACTCTCCACTCGTTCTTTGTAGAGGTCATGCAGGTGGTCACGCTCCTCGGCCTCGCTCCCCTTTTTATCGGATGGGTGAGGATGCTGAAATGCTGGTCTCAGGGCAGATCTTCCGCGAGCATATTTCAGCCCTACTGGGACCTTGCGAAGCTCTTCTCCAAGGACATGATCATCGCTGAAAATGCATCGTGGATATTCCGCTTTACGCCTTACCTCGTCTTCGGCACGGCTGTCCTGGCCGGAGGGATCATACCCATACTCTCCGTTGACCTGCCCCTGGCGCCGACTGCCGATGTTATCGTGCTCGTGGGACTTTTTGCAATCTCCCGCTTTTTCACTGCCCTGGCAGGGATGGACATAGGGACCGCCTTTGGAGGCATGGGATCGAGCCGCGAAATGACGATCGCCTCACTGGCGGAGCCGGCCATGCTCATGTCCATTTTTACCGTGTCACTCGCGAACAGGTCTACATCTCTTTCCCATATCGTGCAGGTTATCTTCAGCGGCCAGTCGGTCGTGAGACCGTCCCTTGCCTTTGCATTCCTCGCCTTTATTCTGATCGC
This genomic window contains:
- the hyfB gene encoding hydrogenase 4 subunit B, whose product is MIVSPIEIASSSVVLLMLLVPAAALLGRNQRLLIAICSVFASAASFMGTVAGVMAVGSASVERVVLLLGLPSLPFHLRLDPLAGFFLTVIGLLSLFVSIYSAGYLRGFLGHRPVTRLVVFYNLFIAGMFMVVLADDALFFLISWEAMAAASYFLVMFEDESQENRRAAFLYLVIAHVGAMAILLSFGVMAGIATGFESFGGYTFDAMRQAKIPLEWATVAFLLAFFGFAAKAGVVPLHVWLPEAHPVAPSNVSALMSGVMLKTAIYGIVRITFDLLKVFPWWWGAIVLVLGLVSAVMGVLYALMQHDLKRLLAYHSVENIGIILIGIGLAMIFTSSHLTVLASLALIAGLYHTMNHAMFKGLLFMGAGAVLHATHERNMEEMGGLIHRMPWTAALFLVGCVSISALPPFNGFVSEWLIFQAFLLSPSLPIPLVKLLMPLGAALLALTGALAAACFVKAFGVTFLGHWRGHPRPRVQEADWLMRSGMLMGAIVCLLLGILPTLFIEWMDIVPEQLIGYKLSTSAGAFGWMWLTPLSEERASYSGPVVFCGFILIFAAAYLILHVKAGKIRRGPIWDCGFEKINERMQYNATSFSMPIRRIFGFLFRVKEEVTLAPQSAHGAFPRRLHYRLRVKDRFWNWIYRPIVEVSFWASRRVGGLQRGRIQAYLIYSFITIIILLVFVG
- a CDS encoding NADH-quinone oxidoreductase subunit H, which produces MQVVTLLGLAPLFIGWVRMLKCWSQGRSSASIFQPYWDLAKLFSKDMIIAENASWIFRFTPYLVFGTAVLAGGIIPILSVDLPLAPTADVIVLVGLFAISRFFTALAGMDIGTAFGGMGSSREMTIASLAEPAMLMSIFTVSLANRSTSLSHIVQVIFSGQSVVRPSLAFAFLAFILIALTETGRIPVDNPATHLELTMIHEAMILEYSGRHLALIEWAGMMKLFLFVMLGIASFAPWGIAGTEGFVEIIGAFFVMVLKLGIVGIALILIETGLAKMRLFRLTEFLGVAFLMATLGMLAFYILE